The Chamaesiphon minutus PCC 6605 DNA window ATAAGGCGCGATCGCCTGGGCTGGTGTTGCACCCAGACTCAACCGCGTTTCGATCTCAGCTTGATGTCGCTCGATCTCCCCGATCGCGCGTTCGCCCGCAATTGCCGTACTATTGAGCAAATATCCCAGACTTATCCCGGCACAAGCGAGTAAATATTGCGGTTGCTGCCAACTAGTTGGTTTAATCACGACTAAAATCGTGTATCCTACTGCCACAATTAGCCCCGTACCGATACCTCCACCGACAATTGGTGCTAAATTCTTCATTCGATCGCCGATCCGATTGCTAGCGGCGATCGTCGTCGCCAATGCCATCGCGCCGATACAGCCTAAAGTCACCAGTGGAGTATTTAATTGCCAAATAAGCTGCAATCCAAAACCCATCACCAATAACTGCAAACACGCCCGCGCCGCTGCTACTAACGTTTGTCCTGCCAATCCCACTCCTTGCCATCGCAATAAACCAATCGCGATCGCAATTAAACCAAATGCCCAGGCTAAATCTTGTAAGTCTAATACGCGCGGATTCATGGGTAACGGTAATGGGTAATGGGTAATGGCTAGATAGGTGGATGGATCGTGTAGTTTATTGACCCTTTCCCCCAAAGCCTAAAGCCTAAGAGGATGTCTGAAAACTCAATTTTGTTAAGCTCAAACCCTAGAGAATCCCCCCTAGCCCCCCTTAAAAAGGGGGGAAATGGATTTTAAAGTCCCCCTTTTTAAGGGGGATTTAGCGGCGCATCGAACGGGAGGTTCCCTCCCGTTTGTGTGCGACAAGACAGGGGGATTTACCCAGCGTAAACGAAGCAATTAGACTTTTCAGACATCCTCTAAAACCTAAAGCCTAAAGCCTAAAGCCTAAAGCCTAAAACCTAAAGCCTAAAGCCTAAAGCCTAAAACCTAAAGCCTAAAGCCTAAAATCTAGATGACTGACTTAAACCAACCACGTTTCCAGAAGAAAAACACCAAACTACCAGCGGTGATTCCCATGAGAGCCAAACAAAAAGGATAACCCCAATACCAGCCTAATTCGGGCATATTTAGTGGAGATTTGGATCGATCGAAGTTCATGCCGTACACGCCAGCAATAAATGTCAAAGGAATAAAGATTGCTGAGACAACGGTAAGTAATTTCATGATTTCATTCATTTTATTACTAACTGCCGATAGATAGACATCCATCAATCCGGTTGCGAGTTCTCGATAGGTTTCAACCATATCCATTACCTGGACGGTATGATCGTAGCAATCTCTCAGGTATACTTGGACATCATTACTAATTAGATCGCTACCATCGCGAATCAATGAATTAATAGCATCTCGTTGTGGCCAAATTGCTCGGCGGATCGTCAGTAATTCGCGGCGAATTTTGTAGATTTTTTCTAATGTCGATCGAGTGGGACGAGTGATGACTTCATTTTCTAATTCTTCAATTAATTCACCATAATATTCTAAGACCGGAAAAAAGCCATCGACGATCGCATCGAGCAGACAATAAGCTAAATAGTCTGCACCTTGTTTGCGAACGATGCCGCGATCTAATTCAATCCTTTTTCTAACTCCATGAAAGCAGTCTTGTTCGGGTTCTTCTTGAACCGTAAGCAGATAATTTTTACCTAAAACTAAGCTAACTTGCTCCTTAACAAATCCATTTCGATCTGGATTGAGGATGACCATAGTCGCAATAATTAATAACTGATCTTGATAGTCTTCAACCTTCGGACGCTGTGGCACGTTGACGATATCTTCAACCAACATTTGATGGAGATTAAAAATCGAACCTAAAGCTTCCCAGGTAGCATTATTCCCCAATCCCAAAACATCGATCCAGGAGACAGTATGAGTCTTTAAATATTCATTAATTGTCTCAGGATCTTTAATAATCGTGCGTGAAAAACTATCTCGATCGTAATCGATCGAGACTAGCTCTGCTGGGGGTGCATCTTCACTGAGATGTAGCTGTCCCGGCATCGTGCCCGGTCGATCGTAAAAATACTCCAACCGAGATGTTTCGGGCGAACGATAGGTAGAGGGGAAATCTAATTTTGACACGATCGGTATAAATAGTTTTTGAGTGAATGAGTATTAACTTACAAATATCGCGGAAAATCCGCATAATTAGTATTGGCAGCTAGCAGCAGAATTAATAAATTCGAGATCGCAAAAGCACGGTATGTTTTTTAAGTACGGGCACCGCCGAAGTTAATGCCGCAGTACCCGCCGACACGCTGACTGTCACAGTCAAGATATAGTCGATCGTTAACGAGCCGCCAGCAACCAAGCCAGCCATCAATCCCAAATTTTCCCGCGCCACAATATACGAGCCACCACCATTGGGATAAGCTTTAATCGTCTGGCTGTAGGATAAAATTACGATTCCCAGTAGCAGCATAATGACAGCCGCGATCGGAATAGAGTAGCCCAGCGCACTACTACCCGCTGCGACTAAGACTAGTAAAATTTCTTCAGTAGCATAAGCCACTGAAGATGGTGCATCGGAAGATAGCACCGCCAAGGCAGCCGCATTACTGAGTCTTTCCTCCGCATGGGCACTAGTCGGTAAGGACTTACCCACTAGCAATCGCTTCAGTCCAGATAATGACATATGGTTAAACTAATAGTGGGTAGATGTCAGCGATCGATCGAGATACTCAATCTCGAACTCTAGGTAGGGTGTGTCAACTCAATGCTCTGCCCGATCGATTGCAGTCTCAACGATGAGACTACTATCTTAATTTTGACAACTTAATTCATGGAAAATAACCTCAATCTCTGGTGGATTTATGCTTTGCTTTCAGCTTTTTTTGCGGCATTAACTACCATTTTTGCTAAGATTGGGGTCGCTAATGTCGATGCTAATTTAGCCACTGCCGTGCGAACTGTAGTCATCTTGATGTTTGCCTGGGGCATCGTCTTGGCACAAGGCAATTTGCCGCTGCTAGCTACGATCTCCTCTCGATCGCTGATTTTTTTGATAGTTTCTGGGCTGGCAACTGGCTTGTCTTGGATTTTTTACTTTCAAGCACTAAAGTTAGGTAAAACCGCACAAGTCGCGCCGATCGATAAATCTAGCGTTGTGATGGTGATTCTGTTTTCAGCACTCTTTCTCCAAGAACCGCTCACGTTTAAAGTTATCGTCGGCGGATTGCTAATTGTCATCGGCACTCTAGTTTTAGTATTGTAATCTCGATTTTGTGAATAATCCCACTTCCGACACTCATACAACTCCAACTCGATCGTTTATTTATCAACCGCCGCCAGCCGCTCGTGACGCCAGACATATTTTAGTTAAACCCAATCTCGGCTACCCGCTGGGAGCACCATTTACCGTTAGTATAGGCGTTTTGGGTAAAGTACTCCAAGCCCTCCGCCAAGCTAGCCCCAATGCCCAAATCTCGATCGTCGAAGGAGTTTGCTCTCCCGTGAGCCTTCACGATATTGCCAGCAAAAACGGGCTGTACGCGCTGCTAGACGATCGGATGGAATTACTCGACGCCGATACGCTCCCACTAGTCGAATACCCCAATTTATCCCCCACTCCCGTCCGATTTCAGACAATGTGGGCACCCGCACTCCTCCAGCAAGTAGATTGCCGAATTACCGTCGGCACCTTCAAACGGACGATGCTTAAAGATAAACCCCTGATCTCCGCATCGCTCAAAAATCTCTACGGACTCTTCCCGCGATCGAAATATCACGCTCGCAGCCTCAATTCGCGCGGACAACTCCACAAACCCTCTGTCCCCCTAGTTCTCCAAGATGTCTATTTTTGCATCGGACATCTATTCGACGGCGCAGTCGTCGATGCCGATCTCCGGATGATTAGCCCCGACTGGAAACCCGATCGCGGTCGGACGATCGAGTTTGGTAAGATATTTGCGGGCACCGATCCAATTGCTGTCGATCGAGCCGCCTGTATCGCCACTGGCGAACCTATCTCAGATTATCTCGACGAGATCGATGCTCTTCGGGAGAAACGAGAATCCACAATCTGCAATCCGCAATCCGCAATCCAAAATGACTAAACTCCTCTTCGTCTGTCTCGGTAATATCTGTCGCTCGCCAGCCGCCGAGAATATTATGAATCACCTAGTAGCCCAAGCCGGAATGAGCGATCGGATCGAGTGTGACTCAGCCGGAACTGCTAGTTATCATACTGGCAATCCACCCGATCGTCGGATGCGAGCCGCCGCCGCCAACCGAGATCTGCCGATGGTTGGTAAAGCTAGGCAATTTACCAAAGCCGACTTTACCGCCTTCGATCTGATTTTGGCGATGGATCGCGAAAACTATCATAATATCCTCGCGCTCGTTGGCTCCGCTGCTCCTTCGGAGAATCTTCAAGAGCAGTATCGCGACAAAGTTAAGCTGATGTGCGACTTTGCCACCGAGCATCTCGATAAAGAAGTTCCCGATCCCTATTATGGCGGTGCAGAAGGCTTTGATTATGTGATTGACTTGCTGCTAGATGCTTGTAGCGGACTGCTGCTAGAGCTAGAAACCACAGCCGCTAAAAAGGTTTAGGGTGTTGCTGAATTCAAGTATGAAAAGTTAGAGCGGGGAACGGGGAAAAGAGCAACGATCCTACCTCAAATTAGCAATGCCAGATAATTGAGTTACCTAGCTGTGGGCGATCGAAGCCCAATTCGGTACACACTGCATCTAGTGGCAGATCCCAAGGCTCGATCGGTAGTGATTCAACATAGGCAAAATCAAAGACAATGCCGATCGTCGGAATCTTGCGCCAATCGGCATCAGCACGGAGACGATCGTAATAACCACCCCCATAACCCAAGCGATAATTATTAAAATCGATCGCGACAGCCGGAACCAGAATCAGATCGACGTTACTGGCTGCTAGAGTCGGTAATTCTGCACTCGGTTCTAAAATTCCATACTCCCCAGTTACTAGCAGTTCTGAAGGCTGCCAGCGGTGCCAGCGTAGATCTTTGCCAACACATCGGGACAATCCCCATTGTTTATCGGTAGCTTTAAATAACGAGTGGAGATTTGGCTCTTGGCGACAGCTTTGATACGCCAGAATCGTCTGTGCCTCGACAAATTGGTGGCAATTTGCGAGATGATGGCAGATGCGATCGCTTTGCATTTGCCACACTGCTGGGGCTAAAGCCTGTCGCTGTTGGAGAAATTGACGACGCAGAGTCTGTTTATGCCGATTCACGAGCGTAAGTCTCAATTAAAATAGTAGATCCGGTACACTTATTGACGCCCGCGCGAACTGTTCACCACTGATGTTTCCAAGTTTCTTACCTAGTAGTGTCGCTCGACTCACACAGCCAGAATCGATCGAGTTCGCCAGTCAAATCCAACGCACAGGTATTATCACATCCTTACTCCTCGAACAGATCGCGACTAGTTATACCCGTCAGGGCGTAGGTGGCATCCCGATCGTCTTTTTACATGGATTCGACAGTTCGATTTTGGAGTTTCGGCGAATTATCCCAATTATTGCAGCACATCGCGAAGTTTGGGCGATCGATCTGCTAGGATTTGGCTTTACCGAAAGATTGCCTGATTGCCCGTTTAGTTCGACAAGTATCCGCACTCATTTAGAAGCATTCTGGCAGGTAAAGATCCAACAGCCGATAATCTTAGTCGGTGTCTCGATGGGTGGTGCCGCCGCGATCGAATTTACACTCAATCATCCCACAGCCGTCGATAGACTGATTCTCATCGATAGTGCTGGTTTCACTCAGCCGCCAG harbors:
- a CDS encoding ABC transporter permease, translated to MNPRVLDLQDLAWAFGLIAIAIGLLRWQGVGLAGQTLVAAARACLQLLVMGFGLQLIWQLNTPLVTLGCIGAMALATTIAASNRIGDRMKNLAPIVGGGIGTGLIVAVGYTILVVIKPTSWQQPQYLLACAGISLGYLLNSTAIAGERAIGEIERHQAEIETRLSLGATPAQAIAPYRQTAIKSTLLPTIDTLAISGLVTIPGFLAGGLLGGIQPVNAAGYQIVVLFMVMASNTIAATIVTGAIANRYFNQYAQLQPLD
- the corA gene encoding magnesium/cobalt transporter CorA, whose translation is MSKLDFPSTYRSPETSRLEYFYDRPGTMPGQLHLSEDAPPAELVSIDYDRDSFSRTIIKDPETINEYLKTHTVSWIDVLGLGNNATWEALGSIFNLHQMLVEDIVNVPQRPKVEDYQDQLLIIATMVILNPDRNGFVKEQVSLVLGKNYLLTVQEEPEQDCFHGVRKRIELDRGIVRKQGADYLAYCLLDAIVDGFFPVLEYYGELIEELENEVITRPTRSTLEKIYKIRRELLTIRRAIWPQRDAINSLIRDGSDLISNDVQVYLRDCYDHTVQVMDMVETYRELATGLMDVYLSAVSNKMNEIMKLLTVVSAIFIPLTFIAGVYGMNFDRSKSPLNMPELGWYWGYPFCLALMGITAGSLVFFFWKRGWFKSVI
- a CDS encoding EamA family transporter; the protein is MENNLNLWWIYALLSAFFAALTTIFAKIGVANVDANLATAVRTVVILMFAWGIVLAQGNLPLLATISSRSLIFLIVSGLATGLSWIFYFQALKLGKTAQVAPIDKSSVVMVILFSALFLQEPLTFKVIVGGLLIVIGTLVLVL
- a CDS encoding DUF362 domain-containing protein codes for the protein MNNPTSDTHTTPTRSFIYQPPPAARDARHILVKPNLGYPLGAPFTVSIGVLGKVLQALRQASPNAQISIVEGVCSPVSLHDIASKNGLYALLDDRMELLDADTLPLVEYPNLSPTPVRFQTMWAPALLQQVDCRITVGTFKRTMLKDKPLISASLKNLYGLFPRSKYHARSLNSRGQLHKPSVPLVLQDVYFCIGHLFDGAVVDADLRMISPDWKPDRGRTIEFGKIFAGTDPIAVDRAACIATGEPISDYLDEIDALREKRESTICNPQSAIQND
- a CDS encoding low molecular weight protein-tyrosine-phosphatase; this encodes MTKLLFVCLGNICRSPAAENIMNHLVAQAGMSDRIECDSAGTASYHTGNPPDRRMRAAAANRDLPMVGKARQFTKADFTAFDLILAMDRENYHNILALVGSAAPSENLQEQYRDKVKLMCDFATEHLDKEVPDPYYGGAEGFDYVIDLLLDACSGLLLELETTAAKKV
- a CDS encoding 5-formyltetrahydrofolate cyclo-ligase; translated protein: MNRHKQTLRRQFLQQRQALAPAVWQMQSDRICHHLANCHQFVEAQTILAYQSCRQEPNLHSLFKATDKQWGLSRCVGKDLRWHRWQPSELLVTGEYGILEPSAELPTLAASNVDLILVPAVAIDFNNYRLGYGGGYYDRLRADADWRKIPTIGIVFDFAYVESLPIEPWDLPLDAVCTELGFDRPQLGNSIIWHC
- a CDS encoding alpha/beta fold hydrolase; its protein translation is MFPSFLPSSVARLTQPESIEFASQIQRTGIITSLLLEQIATSYTRQGVGGIPIVFLHGFDSSILEFRRIIPIIAAHREVWAIDLLGFGFTERLPDCPFSSTSIRTHLEAFWQVKIQQPIILVGVSMGGAAAIEFTLNHPTAVDRLILIDSAGFTQPPAMGKFLIQPLGNLATNFLSSPKVRRSVSEKAYFDRSFVTEDAQLCAALHLEMPNWSEALIAFTRSGGYGYLLDRLSAIEQETLILWGKQDRILGIKAAELFKKRLPNSQLKWIDNCGHVPHLEMAQITAEYILDFIK